The following coding sequences are from one Nilaparvata lugens isolate BPH chromosome 4, ASM1435652v1, whole genome shotgun sequence window:
- the LOC111047659 gene encoding uncharacterized protein LOC111047659: MVAVSESVGLDTKVRMSLRRSNSSKGLSNNLEQESVVPSVHLSEDDMCRVLDRDQRTVFAPFSEVCRRPGVRVTCDGKTSSPSRHVNQHPAESAVTSHSLSPSVASNSSFTQQSTTTDRKNVSAVSKVTPNSCRTTSHQQYPAASSFHQRSSSFASKLVEVLTLSACVLSLVNLPNTTTAAPMGSRSPRRLDDEPPFWTNPCQVGPYYPDQVGDSVDVSYYSMPSEISNKELINIITVSAQVAINDYSTFIDPYVSETFQKPLAQLLKEFDANKGYTWLPTVPKQLNQTLPKEFKTKLELETALLDSYEYLQRVAVGMEAVARDHDFLGTKFQDHFKRSLDELRTVLCEVNSVIGNFKIKMRPDIERSIMPDDVRHLPSDTDRHIRDWLIFRDYMNVMEFVLEVFTHLTDQMSTSS; the protein is encoded by the exons ATGGTTGCTGTTTCGGAAAGTGTTGGACTTGATACGAAAGTGAGGATGTCTCTTCGAAGATCTAACTCATCCAAAGGATTGTCAAACAATTTGGAGCAAGAGTCTGTTGTGCCATCGGTACACTTGTCTGAGGACGACATGTGCCGCGTTCTCGATCGCGACCAAAGAACAGTGTTTGCACCTTTCAGTGAGGTCTGCCGGCGTCCCGGCGTGCGCGTCACATGCGACGGAAAGACGTCGTCTCCGTCCCGACACGTGAATCAGCATCCGGCTGAATCCGCGGTCACATCTCATTCCTTATCACCATCTGTCGCGTCAAACTCGTCATTCACACAACAATCCACAACGACAGACCGGAAAAATGTCAGTGCCGTTTCCAAAGTTACGCCAAATTCATGTCGAACCACATCTCACCAACAGTACCCAGCAGCATCCAGTTTCCATCAACGTTCAAGTTCCTTTGCTTCAA AACTAGTCGAAGTGCTGACATTGAGCGCCTGTGTACTGAGCCTAGTCAACCTGCCCAACACAACCACAGCCGCACCGATGGGATCCCGTTCGCCGCGACGTCTGGACGACGAACCGCCCTTCTGGACGAACCCCTGCCAGGTCGGACCCTACTACCCCGACCAGGTCGGCGACTCTGTCGATGTGTCCTACTACTCGATGCCGTCCGAGATCAGCAACAAGGAGCTCATCAACATCATCACCGTCTCAGCTCAGGTCGCCATCAATGACTACTCGACGTTCATCGATCCCTAC GTGTCAGAGACATTCCAGAAGCCTCTAGCTCAACTTCTCAAGGAGTTCGATGCGAATAAAGGTTACACTTGGTTACCTACAGTTCCAAAACAGCTCAACCAAACTCTACCAAAGGAGTTCAAGACAAAGTTGGAG ttgGAAACGGCCCTACTCGACTCGTACGAGTACCTGCAGCGTGTGGCTGTTGGCATGGAGGCAGTGGCCAGGGACCACGATTTCTTGGGCACTAAATTCCAAGACCACTTCAAGCGTAGTCTCGATGAATTGAGAACG GTTCTTTGCGAAGTGAACTCGGTGATCGgcaattttaaaatcaagatGCGACCAGACATTGAGCGCTCAATCATGCCGGACGATGTCCGCCACCTGCCCTCGGACACAGACCGTCACATCCGGGACTGGCTCATCTTCCGGGACTACATGAACGTGATGGAGTTCGTGCTCGAGGTGTTCACTCACCTCACCGATCAGATGTCAACCAGCTCCTGA